A segment of the Deltaproteobacteria bacterium genome:
CCCGGATATCCTCGATGTGCAATTCACAGCCCAAATGGAGAACGAGCTGGACAAAGTGGCAGAAGGACAGTTGCCCTGGGTTCAGGTGTTGGAGGATTTTTACGAACCCTTCCAAAAGGACCTGGAAAAAGCCAAGGTGCAGATGCAGGATATAAAAGGGAAAGGAGTACCCACGGACCTGCGTTGCGAAAAATGCGGTGCATCCATGGTCATCAAACTCGGTCGGCATGGCCAATTTTTGGCTTGTTCCAATTACCCCGAATGCAAAAATACCAAAGAGTTCCAGCGCAATGGGGCCGGAGGGATTGAGATTGTCCAGGAAGAACCCGTTCAAGAGACTTGCGAGAAGTGCGGCGCTTCCATGATCACAAAGGCAGGACGCTTCGGAAAATTCTTGGCCTGCTCCAACTACCCCCAATGCAAGAATACCAAAAAAATTCTGATTAACGGTGAGGGAAAAGTTGAGGTGGCCCAAGATGAAGAGAGTTCAGAGACCTGCGAGAAATGCGGTGCACGCATGGTTATCAAAACCGGGCGCTTCGGAAAATTCCTGGCCTGCTCCAATTATCCGGCGTGTAAGAACACGAAGAAGATCGCTCCATCTGGAGGGGGGGCTGAGGCCGCCCCATCCACCCTTACCGGCGAGAATTGTGAGCAGTGCGGCTCTCCGCTGGTCTACCGCAAAGGGCGCTTCGGCCAATTTATCGCTTGCAGCAACTACCCAAAATGCCGGTTTACTAAAAAAGTCACTCCCCCCATTCAGGATGAAAGGCAGACCCCAGAAGAAAAAGGCCAATCTGCCCAGAGAAAGAAAGTTTATAAAAAGAAGAAAATATGATGATTTCTTCCCTTTTCATTAACAAATATTTTTCCCTTTGATGCAAGTCAAAAATAAGGAATAAAAAAAGAGGTGGCCCTTTTACGAGACCACCTCTTCCATTTAAGGCAAATTGTTAAAGGTTAAAACGCCGCCTCCGGAATCGTCAGGGCGCTGCGGTTTCCGCTGAGAATGGTCGTGGCGGTAGATTGAACCTTCGGAAGAATATTGTTGACAAAAAACTCGGCTGTATAGACCTTGCCGCTGTAGAAAGCAGCCTCGGCTTGCTCTTCAATGACTTTGGCCTTGGCCTCGTCCGTGGTTGCCCCGGCCTTCTGGAAGATATCTTGGAGTTTATTCTGCGCAATGATCGCCTGGTCGAGGAGAAGGTAGGCCAGCTCCACCTCTCCAAAAAGCTCAAGGTACGGACAAGCATGGAGCATCGCGTAGAGCGGATCTCCTCCGGCCGCGACCTTGGCGAAGTGCATGGAAACATTGACCAGCGTATTCTTAGCCTGTTCCAGCTGGGCGATCGCCGGCCCAAAAACTGGATGGGCTTTATGCTTCTCTACGAACTCGTTGACTTCTTTCGTCCAGCCCATGATTAAGGCTCCCTTTTTCAGGGATAGTTTGCGGCCTACTAAGTCCATGGCCTGGATGCCGTTGGTCCCCTCGTAAATTGAAGTGATCTTCACGTCCCGGCAGAGCTGTTCCACGGGGTATTCGCCACAGTATCCATACCCCCCGTGGACCTGGATGGCCCATTCGGTAAGGCGGAAGGCCATGTCTGTCGAATAAGCCTTAACGATGGGAATCAGGAGATCGATCATGTTCTCGCAATATTCTTTCTCCTTCGGGTCCGTGGCCACCTTGGCCAAATCCGCGTAGTAGGCGCTGCGGTAAATTAGCGCCCGCAGACCTTCGGCATAAGCTTTCATGGTCATGAGCAACCGGCGGACGTCGGGATGGTTGATGATCGTCACCCGCGGGGCGTTGGGGTCTCTCATCTTCGTGATTTCCACCCCCTGGATGCGTTCTTTGGCATATTTCAGGGCATAGAGGTAAGCCAGGTTCCCCAGGGCAAAACCCTGCAGGCCCACGCCCAGACGGGCTTCGTTCATCATCTGGAACATGAGCTGGATGCCCTGATTCTCCTGCCCGAGAATATACCCGTGACACTTCCCGTCATCTCCGAAATTCAGGGTGCAAGTCGATGACCCCTTGAGCCCCATCTTGTGCTCGATACCGCCACAATTTACATCGTTGGGTTCTCCCAGGGATCCATCGAGGTTGATCCGGACCTTGGGCACGATAAAGAGGCTTAAACCTTTGATTCCCGGAGGGGCATTCTCCGTTCGGGCCAGGACGGCGTGGATAATGTTTTTCGTCAGGTTATGGTCGCCAGCGGTGATGAAGATCTTCGTGCCCTGGATTAAATAATGATCCCCCTCTTTTTTAGCCATGGTTTTCACATCCCCCACGGCGCTCCCGGCCTGGGATTCGGTCAAGCACATCGTGCCGGTCCACTGGCCGCTGTACATTTTTTCCAGGTACATCTGCTTCTGTTCCGGTGTTCCGAAGCTTTCAATCAGGTTGGCGGCGCCGCGAGTAAGACCAGGGTAGGTAGTGAAGGAAACGGACGCCCCCACAAACATTTCTGCGGTCGCCAGAGCCACAGAATCCGGCAGTCCCTGCCCCCCGGCTTCTGCATCTACCGAAGCGGCAATCCATCCGCCCTCGCAGTATTTCTTGAAGGCTTCATGGAAGGCTTCCGGGACTTTCACTTTCCCTTTCTCATAAACGCAGCCCTCTTTATCCGCAATGGAATTCAGCGGGGCGATTACTTCGGCGGCCAGCTTGGCTCCTTCTTCCAAAACCATGTCAAAAGTTTCCTTGGAGAAATCCTTGAACTTATCGAACTCGCAGAGCCGTTCAATGCCTAATTGTTCATAAAGAATGAAGCGAATGTCTCTCATGCTTATCGGAAAAGTTCCGTTGCTCATGGTTTCCTCCTTTGGGGTTGATGTTCCTTTTTTATAAATTCTTTGTATCGCATTCTAAAAAACGCCTTCAAGAATGTCAAGAAAATTCGTATCCAAACTATACGGTCACGTAATAAATTTTTTGATAAATATTTCTTTATTAAATCTATAAATATTTTATATGGTTATGGTTTTATTTGGCCCTGCCATCTACACACACGATATAAAAAAT
Coding sequences within it:
- a CDS encoding acyl-CoA dehydrogenase, yielding MSNGTFPISMRDIRFILYEQLGIERLCEFDKFKDFSKETFDMVLEEGAKLAAEVIAPLNSIADKEGCVYEKGKVKVPEAFHEAFKKYCEGGWIAASVDAEAGGQGLPDSVALATAEMFVGASVSFTTYPGLTRGAANLIESFGTPEQKQMYLEKMYSGQWTGTMCLTESQAGSAVGDVKTMAKKEGDHYLIQGTKIFITAGDHNLTKNIIHAVLARTENAPPGIKGLSLFIVPKVRINLDGSLGEPNDVNCGGIEHKMGLKGSSTCTLNFGDDGKCHGYILGQENQGIQLMFQMMNEARLGVGLQGFALGNLAYLYALKYAKERIQGVEITKMRDPNAPRVTIINHPDVRRLLMTMKAYAEGLRALIYRSAYYADLAKVATDPKEKEYCENMIDLLIPIVKAYSTDMAFRLTEWAIQVHGGYGYCGEYPVEQLCRDVKITSIYEGTNGIQAMDLVGRKLSLKKGALIMGWTKEVNEFVEKHKAHPVFGPAIAQLEQAKNTLVNVSMHFAKVAAGGDPLYAMLHACPYLELFGEVELAYLLLDQAIIAQNKLQDIFQKAGATTDEAKAKVIEEQAEAAFYSGKVYTAEFFVNNILPKVQSTATTILSGNRSALTIPEAAF